In Nonomuraea sp. NBC_00507, the following are encoded in one genomic region:
- a CDS encoding NAD(P)-dependent oxidoreductase codes for MTTNPPEGHMMQSRDAGSAPVTVIGLGLMGQALAGAFLREGHPTTVRNRTAAKAERLVAQGARLAGSVGEAVSASPLVVVCVSDYDAVHELLDPLGEVLDGRVLVNLTSGTSQVARERAEWTARRGGAYLDGAIMAVPQGIGTADAVIVYSGSQPAFDR; via the coding sequence ATGACCACCAACCCACCAGAGGGGCACATGATGCAGAGTCGCGACGCCGGCAGCGCTCCCGTGACAGTGATCGGCCTAGGTCTGATGGGCCAGGCGCTGGCCGGAGCGTTCCTGCGCGAAGGGCACCCCACGACCGTGCGGAACCGCACGGCAGCCAAGGCCGAACGCCTTGTCGCCCAGGGCGCGAGACTCGCCGGGTCGGTCGGCGAGGCCGTCTCGGCCAGCCCGCTCGTGGTCGTCTGCGTCTCGGACTACGACGCCGTGCACGAGCTCCTCGATCCGCTGGGCGAGGTCCTCGACGGTCGGGTCCTGGTGAACCTGACCTCGGGCACGTCGCAGGTGGCTCGTGAGCGCGCCGAGTGGACGGCGCGGCGGGGCGGCGCCTACCTCGACGGCGCGATCATGGCGGTCCCTCAGGGCATCGGCACGGCGGACGCCGTCATCGTCTACAGCGGGTCGCAGCCGGCCTTCGACCGGTAG
- a CDS encoding GNAT family N-acetyltransferase: MISLHDILADAASGRMPQQGAGPTIVPQPSRRDAGVIAFTAHHVIFADLDQAWIRSRLPAGDLSAPLNPPFLRELEARMERRVNNIDMLALAGPCADRPLIDLVEVMDDAHPRVQRARRYRDDVRVWTCPGGVLIIGRGVAGRWEVAIEVDPAGQGRGLGRALARAARHLTGHPLWAQIAPGNAASVRAFLAAGYVPIGAEALLVADSPR, encoded by the coding sequence GTGATCAGTTTGCACGACATTCTCGCCGATGCGGCCAGCGGGCGAATGCCCCAGCAGGGGGCGGGCCCCACCATCGTTCCGCAGCCCTCCCGGCGTGACGCGGGAGTGATCGCTTTCACCGCTCACCACGTCATCTTCGCCGACCTCGACCAGGCGTGGATCAGATCCCGGCTTCCCGCCGGGGACCTTTCGGCCCCGCTCAACCCACCGTTCCTCAGGGAACTGGAAGCGCGCATGGAGCGCAGGGTCAACAACATCGACATGCTGGCCCTGGCCGGTCCCTGCGCCGACCGGCCGCTGATCGATCTGGTCGAGGTCATGGACGATGCCCATCCGCGTGTCCAGCGTGCCCGCCGGTATCGCGATGACGTGCGGGTCTGGACCTGCCCGGGAGGGGTTCTGATCATCGGGCGTGGCGTCGCCGGTCGGTGGGAGGTCGCGATCGAAGTAGACCCGGCCGGCCAGGGACGCGGTCTGGGCCGCGCCCTTGCCCGCGCGGCGAGGCACCTCACCGGGCATCCGCTCTGGGCTCAGATCGCCCCAGGCAACGCGGCGAGCGTCCGGGCGTTTCTCGCTGCCGGGTACGTCCCGATCGGCGCAGAAGCACTTCTGGTCGCGGATTCCCCACGATGA
- a CDS encoding imine reductase family protein, with protein MGAGTTYLGGGVNAELPRFVKALTDRAVADGHGGNGYAAMIELFRKPSGVRS; from the coding sequence CTGGGTGCGGGAACGACGTACCTCGGCGGCGGTGTCAATGCCGAGCTTCCGAGGTTCGTCAAGGCCCTGACCGACCGGGCGGTAGCCGATGGGCATGGCGGGAACGGCTACGCGGCGATGATCGAGCTGTTCCGCAAGCCTTCAGGGGTGCGCTCGTGA
- a CDS encoding DNA-3-methyladenine glycosylase 2 family protein, translating into MLADEDAYAVLRSRDGRFDGRFFVAVVTTGIYCRPSCPAALPKPENVRFYPSAAAAHDAGFRACRRCRPDTVPGSPEWNVRADVTGRAMQLIADGLVDREGVTGLAARLGYSERQLRRQLLADLGAGPQALARAQRAANARTLLESTNLPAGEIAFAAGFSTIRQFNDTIRKVYGTTPTALRPSTRRARGTLHLRLAYRPPLDLAGLFRYLADRAIPGLEEAGDDFYRRALTLPHGLGIVTLRPGEASVSCELRLDALRDLPAAVRRCRRLLDLDADPRDINDHLGADPLLAPLIAAAPGRRVPGHVDAAEMAVRAIVNEETSEGRALLTDLVQRHGTPLRTDAAVRSVFPSMEVLANAADVPPPVAALARALTAGAVHLETGRDQVERELLALPGVTADAVGRIRLRALGDPDVFLPGDPAVQYGLRRLGPEAEQHVQRWRPWRSYAMQHLRDRG; encoded by the coding sequence ATGCTCGCAGACGAAGACGCGTACGCTGTGCTCAGGAGCCGGGACGGCCGCTTCGACGGCCGTTTCTTCGTCGCCGTCGTGACCACCGGCATCTACTGCCGCCCCAGTTGCCCGGCCGCCCTGCCCAAGCCGGAAAACGTGCGTTTCTACCCCTCCGCCGCGGCCGCCCACGACGCCGGCTTCCGCGCGTGCAGACGCTGCCGCCCCGACACCGTCCCCGGCTCCCCCGAATGGAACGTCCGCGCCGACGTCACCGGCCGCGCCATGCAGCTGATCGCCGACGGGCTCGTGGACCGGGAAGGCGTCACCGGACTCGCCGCCCGGCTCGGCTACAGCGAGCGCCAGCTCCGCCGTCAGCTCCTCGCCGACCTGGGGGCGGGCCCGCAGGCGCTCGCCAGAGCCCAACGCGCGGCCAACGCCAGAACGCTCCTGGAATCCACGAACCTGCCGGCGGGCGAGATCGCCTTCGCGGCGGGCTTCTCCACGATCCGCCAGTTCAACGACACGATCCGCAAGGTCTACGGCACCACTCCCACCGCGCTGCGCCCCTCCACCCGGCGGGCGCGCGGGACGCTCCACCTGCGCCTCGCCTACCGCCCGCCCCTGGACCTGGCCGGCCTGTTCCGGTACCTGGCCGACCGCGCGATCCCCGGTCTGGAGGAGGCCGGCGACGACTTCTACCGCCGAGCGCTCACCCTCCCGCACGGCCTCGGCATCGTCACGCTGCGGCCGGGCGAGGCATCCGTGTCCTGCGAGCTGCGCCTCGACGCCCTGCGCGACCTGCCTGCCGCGGTACGGCGCTGCCGCCGCCTCCTGGACCTGGATGCCGACCCCCGAGACATCAACGACCACCTCGGCGCCGACCCACTCCTGGCTCCCTTGATCGCGGCCGCACCGGGCAGGCGGGTGCCAGGCCACGTCGACGCGGCCGAGATGGCGGTTCGTGCGATCGTGAACGAGGAGACCAGCGAGGGCCGGGCCCTGCTCACCGACCTCGTCCAGCGCCACGGCACTCCCCTGCGCACCGATGCGGCCGTCCGCTCGGTCTTCCCGTCCATGGAGGTCCTGGCGAACGCCGCCGACGTGCCGCCCCCGGTCGCCGCCCTCGCCCGGGCGTTGACCGCCGGAGCCGTACACCTCGAGACCGGCCGCGACCAGGTCGAACGCGAGCTCCTCGCCCTGCCCGGCGTGACGGCGGACGCGGTGGGGCGGATCCGCCTGCGGGCCCTCGGCGACCCCGACGTGTTCCTGCCCGGAGACCCTGCCGTTCAGTACGGCCTGCGTCGCCTCGGACCGGAGGCAGAGCAGCACGTACAACGGTGGCGCCCGTGGCGTTCGTACGCGATGCAGCACCTACGCGACCGGGGCTGA
- a CDS encoding aminotransferase class I/II-fold pyridoxal phosphate-dependent enzyme translates to MLETYRVTGGTANEIAAGVEAAVSDGRLAPGAPLPPVRELATLAQVSPNTAAAAYRLLRERGIVETAGRRGTRIRPRPASTAREDIRIEVPPGVRDLSKGNPDPTLLPPLHEALAAAARAHQERPAMYGTGDDEELIALAGARLRGDGVPAAPLAISSGTLDAVERVLNTYLRPGDAVAVEDPGWSALLDLVAALGLRPVPMRIDDDGPLPEELGKALRAGARAAVITARAQNPTGAAVTAARAAALRAELAAHPGVLLVEDDHGDGFVDVPLHPLAGVTARWILVRSTAKAFGPDLRLALITGDPVTLDRLRGRQRLAAGWVSHLLQRAVAYLWRTRAVDTAAVAASYAERRDGLVAALAARGVAAHGRTGLNVWVPVPDEAAAITGLLARGWAAAPGARNRVATPPALRLTVSPLRLEDIAPLADDVAAAVHPPSRGRYG, encoded by the coding sequence GTGCTAGAAACATATCGTGTCACCGGTGGGACGGCCAACGAGATAGCGGCCGGTGTCGAGGCCGCCGTGTCGGATGGGCGGCTGGCGCCGGGCGCGCCGCTTCCCCCGGTCCGCGAGCTGGCCACGCTGGCCCAGGTCAGTCCCAACACGGCGGCGGCCGCCTATCGGCTGCTGCGTGAGCGCGGGATCGTGGAGACCGCCGGGCGGCGGGGCACCAGGATCAGGCCGAGGCCCGCCAGCACGGCACGTGAGGACATCCGCATCGAGGTGCCGCCGGGCGTCCGGGACCTGTCCAAGGGCAACCCCGATCCCACCCTGCTGCCGCCCCTGCACGAGGCGCTCGCCGCCGCCGCCCGCGCGCACCAGGAACGGCCCGCCATGTACGGCACGGGCGACGACGAGGAACTCATCGCCCTGGCCGGGGCCCGCCTGCGTGGAGACGGCGTGCCGGCCGCGCCGCTGGCGATCAGCTCGGGCACCCTCGACGCCGTCGAACGGGTGCTGAACACCTACCTGCGTCCCGGCGACGCGGTCGCGGTGGAGGACCCCGGCTGGTCGGCCCTGCTGGACCTGGTGGCCGCGCTCGGTCTGCGTCCCGTGCCGATGCGGATCGACGACGACGGCCCGCTGCCCGAGGAGCTCGGCAAGGCGCTGCGGGCCGGGGCGCGGGCCGCGGTGATCACGGCCCGCGCGCAGAACCCGACCGGCGCCGCCGTCACCGCGGCACGTGCCGCCGCCCTGCGGGCCGAGCTGGCCGCGCACCCGGGGGTGCTGCTCGTCGAGGACGACCACGGCGACGGCTTCGTGGACGTTCCCCTGCATCCTCTTGCCGGCGTCACGGCCCGCTGGATACTCGTCCGCTCCACGGCCAAGGCGTTCGGCCCCGACCTGCGGCTCGCGCTGATCACCGGCGACCCGGTCACGCTGGACCGGCTGCGGGGGCGGCAGCGGCTGGCCGCGGGCTGGGTCAGCCACCTGCTGCAGCGGGCCGTGGCCTACCTGTGGCGCACGAGGGCGGTGGACACCGCCGCGGTGGCGGCCTCGTACGCCGAGCGGCGCGACGGGCTGGTCGCGGCGCTGGCCGCGCGTGGCGTCGCCGCACACGGCCGTACCGGGCTCAACGTATGGGTGCCCGTCCCGGACGAGGCCGCCGCGATCACCGGTCTGCTGGCCCGCGGCTGGGCCGCCGCGCCGGGCGCGCGCAACCGGGTCGCTACGCCGCCCGCGCTCCGCCTCACCGTCTCGCCGCTGCGGCTGGAAGACATCGCGCCGCTGGCCGACGACGTCGCCGCCGCCGTACACCCGCCGTCACGCGGCCGGTACGGCTGA
- a CDS encoding MFS transporter, whose protein sequence is MSTYLPLLRSRPDFRRLWLGASVSVMGDSMTYIALSWLVLAQRDGTAKLGVLAVCYTAPVLIGGLAAGFVLDRFDKRTVLIVDNVLRGAAVASIPIAAAVGGVPEWLPFLVAAVYGLLKMVPMAAVPATIPDLVAEGQRDAANALESVSYSLSGIIGFTLAAPLLAAVGPANMLALDAATYVCFTIALTRIRTPLRPRATTPSPKAPVFRDKVLIATTFAFMAFNIAEGAMTMVVAPWLAKEHLPGDGATLSLLMAALSAGELLGGFAAGAWRPRIGRLTAIALVELVAAAGILALLGSPDLMMVTAAFLIMGTFSAPMTVWAQSLRMERVPPAQRGRVFSVFRTMMQATLPIGAAMVTPLLVAGNLPAAVILMTALAAVPAFALLLLRENPTESTPVDNPRPLWIKPSPVTSSTTPAGHPAGVPAPGITKASTQHNPGPAGTHNATEAPRERPLGEADPASS, encoded by the coding sequence GTGTCGACCTATCTGCCGCTCCTCAGGAGCAGGCCGGATTTCCGCCGCCTGTGGTTGGGCGCGTCCGTCTCCGTGATGGGCGACAGCATGACCTACATCGCCCTGTCCTGGCTCGTGCTCGCCCAGCGGGACGGCACCGCGAAGCTCGGCGTGCTGGCCGTCTGTTACACCGCTCCCGTGCTGATCGGCGGCCTGGCGGCGGGCTTCGTGCTCGACCGCTTCGACAAGCGGACGGTCCTGATCGTCGACAACGTCCTGCGAGGCGCCGCGGTGGCGTCGATCCCGATCGCCGCGGCCGTCGGCGGCGTGCCCGAGTGGCTGCCGTTCCTAGTCGCGGCGGTGTACGGCCTCCTCAAGATGGTCCCCATGGCCGCCGTCCCCGCGACCATCCCCGACCTCGTGGCCGAGGGGCAGCGCGACGCCGCCAACGCCTTGGAGTCCGTGAGCTACTCCTTGTCGGGCATCATCGGCTTCACCCTGGCCGCACCCCTCCTCGCCGCGGTCGGCCCGGCCAACATGCTGGCCCTCGACGCCGCAACCTACGTCTGCTTCACCATCGCGCTGACCCGGATCCGTACTCCCCTGCGCCCTCGGGCGACCACGCCTTCCCCGAAGGCCCCCGTGTTCCGCGACAAGGTCCTCATCGCCACGACCTTCGCCTTCATGGCGTTCAACATCGCCGAAGGCGCGATGACCATGGTGGTGGCTCCCTGGCTGGCCAAGGAGCACCTGCCGGGCGACGGCGCCACCCTGTCCCTCCTGATGGCGGCCCTGTCGGCGGGGGAACTGCTGGGCGGCTTCGCGGCAGGCGCGTGGCGGCCCAGAATCGGCAGGCTGACCGCGATCGCCCTCGTCGAGCTGGTCGCGGCCGCCGGCATCCTCGCCCTCCTGGGCAGCCCCGACTTGATGATGGTGACCGCCGCCTTCCTGATCATGGGTACGTTCAGCGCCCCCATGACGGTGTGGGCCCAGTCGCTGCGCATGGAGCGTGTCCCCCCAGCGCAACGCGGCCGGGTCTTCAGCGTCTTCCGCACGATGATGCAGGCCACACTGCCCATCGGCGCCGCCATGGTCACCCCGCTGCTGGTGGCGGGCAACCTGCCGGCGGCCGTGATCCTGATGACGGCTCTGGCGGCCGTACCGGCCTTCGCCCTGCTGCTCCTGCGTGAGAACCCCACGGAATCCACACCTGTGGATAACCCCCGGCCTCTGTGGATAAAGCCGTCGCCCGTCACCTCGTCCACAACGCCGGCCGGGCACCCGGCTGGCGTTCCCGCACCTGGCATCACGAAGGCGTCCACGCAGCACAACCCCGGTCCCGCCGGGACTCACAACGCGACAGAGGCACCGCGGGAGAGGCCTCTCGGGGAGGCAGACCCGGCTTCCAGCTGA
- a CDS encoding GNAT family N-acetyltransferase has product MDTIETPILILLPLRPEYADEMAVVLSDPELHTFTGGAPLTAPELRARYERLAAGPPGWCNWVIWSREEESLVGYVQATIDEGTAEIAWVIGTPWQGRGLATASAKALVEWLMKQGIRTIIAHIHPDHAASAAVATSAGLRPTERWHDGEVRWERTV; this is encoded by the coding sequence ATGGACACCATCGAGACCCCGATCCTCATCCTTCTCCCGCTGCGTCCCGAGTACGCCGACGAGATGGCCGTCGTCCTGTCCGACCCCGAGCTCCACACGTTCACCGGCGGCGCCCCACTCACAGCCCCGGAGCTGCGCGCCCGCTACGAGCGCTTGGCCGCCGGACCTCCCGGCTGGTGCAACTGGGTGATCTGGTCCCGCGAGGAAGAGTCGCTCGTCGGATATGTGCAGGCCACGATCGACGAAGGCACCGCCGAAATCGCCTGGGTGATCGGCACGCCATGGCAGGGCCGCGGCCTGGCCACCGCGTCCGCCAAGGCCCTGGTCGAGTGGCTCATGAAGCAGGGGATCCGCACGATCATCGCGCACATCCACCCCGACCACGCGGCCTCGGCTGCCGTCGCCACCTCAGCAGGCCTGCGTCCTACTGAGCGATGGCACGACGGCGAGGTCCGATGGGAAAGGACTGTTTGA
- a CDS encoding AfsR/SARP family transcriptional regulator — protein sequence MAGMAFSVLGQMEVTAHGDPIDIGSRKQRMLLGLLLRSANRPVPSSQLIDALWWDGETPSSSGANLRVYVHNLRRAFEAGKPDERLTSGRHGYLLTVRPGELDSGRFEELVTQGRKAAEEGDPERASSLLGQGLGLWRDAAYAGLTDCPPLAEEAARLEELRLSALHDRLVVDLTLGRHADVITTARGLVAEHPMRERFTEQLMLALYRSGRQAEALEAYQQTRQALVDELGIEPGPELRRVHQAVLRGAPIPVRTEQPAGPAELPADVETFTGRSAEIVRLRAALTAADRRSAAVCAIAGPGGIGKSALAVHVAHQVAGQYDDGQLYIDLNGSTPGVKALEPIEALSRMLRSLGVEGSAVPIGTDEAAARLRTLTQHKRMLFVLDNAADAAQVRPLLPARPGCGVLVTSRKLLTTLDAAVHERLEVLPDGDSHALLRRLLGPDRVDAEPEAAAEVVRRCGRLPLAIRIAAARLTSRPGWEIRTLADRLATEQNRLSELEVDDRAVRTSFMPSYRALDYPTARMFRLTGALDTTDIGVPAAAALAGLPDQQAETLLDQLTDAQLMETRAPGRYGMHDLLRLFARERVNEEETEPEVRQAVERVLHWYLSTARTATQVIAQRQSLSLGPEPMLPGLAIESVDDACAWIDTEARNLPAIVARASCTGPELTVALAAALYAPLDVRGRFREQVVIGQLAVEACDATGDLRYRAAAHANLGGAHNRVGNLEESIYHAEIALAASRKVGDQRGESSQLNLLALSHRLAGRFEEAISLFRQALKLVRRQGNRLIEGIMLTNLGTTYQKADRLGEAFEVHTESLAIAEEVGNATGIAVALGHLADIDRLAGSPADAVKRYRAALDADSAAGTLETPLEAEHWWGLGQAYWDLGEREQARDAQGKCVAILDRLDLISGNERRTIETSDNPEPPESIRRTM from the coding sequence ATGGCCGGAATGGCCTTCAGCGTTCTCGGCCAAATGGAGGTCACAGCCCACGGGGACCCCATCGACATCGGCTCGCGCAAACAGCGGATGCTGCTCGGGTTGCTCCTCCGCTCGGCCAACCGGCCCGTTCCCTCGTCCCAGCTGATCGACGCGCTGTGGTGGGACGGCGAGACTCCGTCGTCGTCGGGGGCGAACCTTCGCGTGTACGTGCACAACCTCCGGCGCGCCTTCGAGGCCGGTAAACCGGATGAGCGGCTCACGTCGGGTCGCCACGGATACCTTCTCACCGTGCGCCCCGGCGAGCTGGACTCCGGCCGCTTCGAAGAGCTCGTAACGCAGGGCAGGAAGGCGGCCGAGGAGGGCGATCCCGAGCGGGCGAGCTCGCTGCTCGGCCAGGGGCTCGGCCTGTGGCGGGACGCCGCGTACGCCGGCCTGACCGACTGCCCGCCGCTTGCCGAGGAGGCGGCCAGGCTGGAGGAGCTGCGGCTGTCGGCGCTGCACGACCGGCTGGTCGTTGATCTCACACTCGGCAGGCACGCCGACGTCATCACCACGGCACGAGGGCTCGTGGCCGAGCACCCGATGCGCGAACGCTTCACCGAACAGCTCATGCTCGCGCTGTACCGTTCCGGCCGGCAGGCCGAGGCCCTGGAGGCGTACCAGCAGACCAGGCAGGCCCTCGTCGACGAACTCGGGATCGAGCCGGGGCCGGAGCTGCGCCGCGTGCATCAGGCGGTGCTTCGTGGAGCCCCCATACCCGTGCGGACCGAACAGCCCGCCGGACCGGCGGAACTGCCGGCCGACGTGGAAACGTTCACCGGCCGGTCGGCCGAGATCGTGCGGTTACGCGCCGCCCTGACGGCCGCCGACCGCCGTTCGGCGGCCGTGTGCGCCATCGCCGGGCCGGGCGGCATCGGCAAGTCCGCCCTCGCCGTCCACGTCGCCCACCAGGTGGCCGGCCAGTACGACGATGGCCAACTCTACATCGACCTGAACGGCTCCACCCCCGGAGTCAAAGCACTCGAACCCATCGAGGCGCTCAGCCGGATGCTGCGTTCACTCGGCGTCGAGGGCTCCGCCGTGCCAATCGGCACCGACGAGGCGGCGGCCCGGCTGCGCACGCTCACCCAGCACAAACGGATGCTGTTCGTCCTCGACAACGCCGCCGACGCCGCCCAGGTGCGGCCCCTGCTGCCCGCCAGACCGGGCTGCGGCGTCCTGGTCACCAGCAGGAAACTGCTGACCACCCTGGACGCCGCCGTGCACGAGCGGCTGGAGGTGCTGCCGGACGGCGACTCGCACGCGCTGCTGCGCCGCCTGCTCGGACCGGACCGCGTAGATGCCGAACCCGAAGCAGCGGCCGAGGTCGTACGCCGGTGCGGCCGGCTGCCGCTGGCGATCCGCATCGCCGCCGCCCGCCTGACCTCCCGTCCCGGGTGGGAGATCCGCACGCTGGCCGACCGGCTCGCCACCGAGCAGAACCGCCTGTCGGAACTGGAGGTGGACGACCGCGCAGTCCGCACGAGCTTCATGCCCAGCTACCGCGCCCTGGACTATCCAACGGCACGCATGTTCCGCCTGACCGGCGCACTGGACACCACCGACATCGGCGTACCGGCCGCCGCAGCCCTCGCCGGCCTGCCGGACCAGCAGGCCGAAACCCTCCTCGACCAACTCACCGACGCCCAGCTGATGGAGACCCGCGCCCCCGGGCGGTACGGCATGCACGACCTGCTCCGGCTGTTCGCCCGCGAACGCGTGAACGAGGAGGAGACCGAGCCGGAGGTCCGGCAGGCCGTGGAACGGGTGCTCCACTGGTACCTCTCCACCGCCCGCACCGCCACCCAGGTGATCGCCCAGAGGCAGAGCCTGTCGCTCGGGCCGGAACCGATGCTGCCCGGCCTGGCCATAGAGAGCGTGGACGACGCCTGCGCCTGGATCGACACCGAGGCGCGCAACCTGCCCGCGATCGTCGCCCGGGCCTCCTGCACCGGCCCCGAGCTAACGGTCGCACTGGCCGCCGCGTTGTACGCGCCCCTGGACGTGCGCGGTCGGTTTCGAGAGCAGGTCGTCATCGGCCAGTTGGCCGTCGAGGCGTGCGACGCCACCGGCGATCTTCGGTATCGAGCGGCGGCCCACGCCAACCTGGGCGGCGCGCACAACCGGGTCGGCAACCTGGAGGAGAGCATCTACCATGCGGAGATCGCGCTGGCGGCGTCCCGAAAGGTCGGGGATCAGCGGGGCGAGTCCAGCCAGCTCAACCTCCTCGCCCTCTCCCACCGTCTGGCGGGGAGGTTCGAGGAGGCCATCAGCCTGTTCCGTCAGGCCTTGAAGCTCGTCAGGCGGCAGGGCAACCGGCTCATCGAGGGGATAATGCTCACCAACCTCGGCACCACCTACCAGAAGGCCGATCGTCTCGGCGAGGCCTTCGAGGTGCACACGGAGTCCCTGGCCATCGCCGAAGAGGTGGGGAACGCGACCGGCATAGCAGTCGCCCTCGGCCATCTCGCCGACATCGATCGCCTGGCCGGCTCGCCCGCGGACGCCGTGAAGCGCTATCGCGCGGCTCTTGACGCCGACAGTGCGGCGGGCACGCTCGAAACCCCTCTCGAAGCCGAGCACTGGTGGGGGCTCGGGCAGGCGTACTGGGACCTGGGCGAGCGCGAGCAGGCCAGGGACGCCCAGGGGAAATGCGTCGCCATCCTCGACCGGCTCGACCTGATCAGCGGAAACGAGCGCCGGACCATCGAAACCAGCGACAACCCGGAACCCCCGGAGTCCATCCGCAGGACGATGTAG
- a CDS encoding FMN-binding negative transcriptional regulator, producing MLIHPWDAARDGNEWRSWLRTRDFGQLAANGTDGGPPVVVPTHFLFDGDGEVMLHLARPNPIWVALEANPTVLVSVHDDYAYIPSTWRSDSPDNGVPTSYYASVQLTCTAKIVDDKEEKAEILRRQLAHHQPDGGHGVMAAEEGPYRKMLSAIRGLRLEVVGVRAKFKYDDHRPVEFRERIAGELAGRNLPGDAGAREQQLRRMG from the coding sequence GTGCTCATTCATCCATGGGACGCGGCCCGCGACGGAAACGAGTGGCGGAGCTGGCTGCGCACGCGCGACTTCGGGCAACTGGCGGCGAACGGCACCGACGGCGGCCCGCCGGTGGTGGTGCCGACGCACTTCCTGTTCGACGGCGACGGCGAGGTCATGCTCCATCTGGCCAGGCCCAACCCGATCTGGGTCGCGCTGGAGGCGAACCCGACGGTGCTGGTGAGCGTGCACGACGACTACGCCTACATCCCGTCGACGTGGCGCTCGGACTCCCCCGACAACGGCGTGCCGACCAGCTATTACGCCTCCGTTCAGCTCACGTGCACGGCGAAGATCGTGGACGACAAGGAGGAGAAGGCAGAGATCCTGCGCCGCCAGCTGGCCCATCACCAGCCGGACGGCGGGCATGGGGTGATGGCCGCCGAGGAGGGGCCGTACCGCAAGATGTTGTCGGCGATCCGCGGGCTGCGGCTGGAGGTCGTGGGAGTGCGGGCCAAGTTCAAGTACGACGACCATCGGCCGGTCGAGTTCCGCGAGCGGATCGCGGGAGAGCTGGCCGGGCGGAACCTGCCCGGGGATGCGGGGGCGCGGGAGCAGCAGCTCAGGCGGATGGGTTAA
- a CDS encoding MFS transporter — MIALPVVLVAVYMTTLDFFIANLAVPSIRTGLGAGDTAVQFVIAGYGLAYAAGLIVSGRLGDLYGRRRVFAAGLALFTVASAACGLSPDAGSLVLARVAQGVAAALLAPQALTLLGVLFEGAARARAFGWYGTTVGVAGVSGQAIGGLLVAADPLGLGWRACFLVNVPIGVAALALTTRVLPRTPGSGDRRDLDLAGAALVAAGLVAVVLPLVEGREQGWTWWCLVAAVPLLAGFVRRQRRLAASGRAPLLDLAVFAEKGFAGGLVAVALLFGTSAGLSFVLALYLQEGLGLSPLAAGAVCTALNAGFFLTSLRAGRVPPAVAALMVVVGLGLLGYLVGGGAGPYQVAGALFMIGGGMGLSMSPLISSVLSRVRRERAGAAAGVLGTVQEAGGVLGGTVTGAAFFGTLDGGWVAATLAGLAVLVMGALGVLAHCLMPSKPVIHVNQHQ; from the coding sequence ATGATCGCGCTGCCTGTCGTGCTCGTCGCCGTGTACATGACCACCCTCGACTTCTTCATCGCCAACCTGGCCGTACCGTCGATCCGGACCGGTCTGGGCGCGGGCGACACCGCCGTGCAGTTCGTGATCGCCGGGTACGGGCTCGCCTACGCCGCCGGTCTGATCGTCTCCGGGCGGCTCGGCGACCTGTACGGCCGACGCCGCGTGTTCGCCGCCGGGCTGGCGCTGTTCACGGTGGCGTCGGCGGCCTGCGGGCTCTCCCCCGATGCGGGGTCGCTGGTGCTGGCCAGGGTCGCGCAGGGTGTCGCGGCAGCGCTGCTCGCGCCGCAGGCGCTCACGCTGCTCGGCGTGCTGTTCGAGGGCGCGGCCCGGGCCAGGGCGTTCGGCTGGTACGGCACCACCGTCGGCGTGGCCGGCGTGAGCGGTCAGGCGATCGGCGGGCTGCTGGTGGCGGCCGATCCCCTGGGGCTGGGCTGGCGGGCCTGTTTCCTGGTCAACGTGCCGATCGGGGTGGCGGCCCTGGCGTTGACCACCCGGGTGCTCCCCCGCACCCCGGGCTCCGGCGATCGGCGCGATCTCGACCTGGCCGGGGCGGCGCTGGTCGCGGCGGGGCTCGTGGCCGTGGTGCTGCCGCTGGTCGAGGGGCGGGAGCAGGGGTGGACGTGGTGGTGCCTCGTGGCCGCAGTGCCGCTTCTGGCCGGCTTCGTACGACGGCAACGGCGGCTGGCGGCCTCCGGACGGGCGCCGCTGCTCGACCTGGCGGTGTTCGCGGAGAAGGGGTTCGCGGGCGGGCTGGTGGCGGTGGCGTTGCTGTTCGGCACGTCGGCGGGGTTGTCGTTCGTGCTCGCCCTGTACCTGCAGGAAGGTCTCGGGCTGAGTCCGCTGGCGGCCGGTGCCGTGTGCACCGCGTTGAACGCCGGTTTCTTCCTCACGTCGCTCCGGGCCGGACGGGTGCCGCCGGCGGTGGCCGCGCTGATGGTGGTCGTGGGGCTGGGGCTGCTGGGATACCTCGTGGGAGGCGGGGCGGGGCCGTACCAGGTGGCGGGGGCGTTATTCATGATCGGGGGCGGGATGGGGCTGTCGATGTCGCCGCTGATCTCCTCCGTCCTGTCCCGGGTACGGCGAGAGCGCGCCGGCGCCGCGGCCGGGGTGCTCGGGACCGTGCAGGAGGCCGGGGGCGTGCTCGGCGGCACGGTGACCGGCGCGGCGTTCTTCGGCACGCTGGACGGCGGATGGGTGGCCGCGACTCTGGCGGGGCTGGCGGTGCTGGTGATGGGAGCCCTCGGCGTGCTGGCCCACTGTCTGATGCCGTCGAAGCCGGTGATTCACGTGAATCAGCACCAGTGA